The Meriones unguiculatus strain TT.TT164.6M chromosome 9, Bangor_MerUng_6.1, whole genome shotgun sequence genome window below encodes:
- the Asb14 gene encoding ankyrin repeat and SOCS box protein 14, producing the protein MDNYSSDEDTDADVDTQLIIQQSLLDTYKPGVTPHSPEDERSHSILSDDYKKIVEAIETGKEDALAHLAKYHSAFAEAGGSGWLPLHKAAAQLNKNILEMALNASEPSMWEQTTHNGETPLFLAVSSSLLENACFLLLNGCDPNAKNFEGNSPLLTAVLNDSYDMVALLISHGADVNLRCANERTALHEAAKLGRRDMVKLMLASGAHPDARSSYGFTPLALAAQGGHTEIMELLLQKGADVHSQASDSSSILLEAVRGGNPDSVTLLLEYGADANIPKSSGHLPIHVAADKGHFLALKILIPVTDIAAIKRSGISPVHCAAAGARPECLELLIQAGFDVNFMLDQRIRKHYDDQRKSALYFAVSNGDLSSVRLLLGAGALPNQDPVNCLQIALRMGNYELISLLLRHGANVNYYCRVNPLHFPSALQYTLKDEVMLRMLLNYGYDTERCFDCPHGERVHHLCTFEGWTSTVIKDTMFCEVITLSWLQHLSGKVVRVMLDYVDQVQICSKLKAVLEKQKLWSEIHFILTNPRSLKHLCRLKIRKCMGRLRLRCPVFMSFLPLPNRLKTYILYKEYDLYGQEHVTGSW; encoded by the exons ATGGATAACTACAGCAGTGACGAGGACACAGATGCTGACGTTGACACCCAACTCATCATCCAACAGAGTTTGCTGGACACTTACAAGCCAGGAGTAACTCCACACAGTCCAGAAGATGAGAG ATCCCATTCCATTTTGAGTGACGATTATAAGAAGATAGTTGAAGCAATAGAGAC AGGTAAGGAAGACGCGCTGGCACACTTAGCCAAGTACCATTCTGCCTTTGCTGAAGCCGGCGGGAGTGGCTGGCTCCCTCTGCACAAGGCAGCAGCGCAGCTAAATAAGAACATCTTGGAGATGGCCCTGAATG CTTCCGAACCCAGCATGTGGGAACAAACCACCCACAATGGTGAAACACCCCTTTTTTTGGCTGTCAGCAGTAGCCTCCTAGAAaatgcctgttttctccttctcaaTGGCTGCGATCCAAATGCTAAGAATTTTGAAGGCAATTCTCCTCTTCTTACAG CTGTTCTGAATGACTCCTACGACATGGTCGCCTTGCTGATCAGCCATGGAGCAGACGTCAACCTGCGGTGTGCCAATGAGAGGACAGCTCTCCATGAGGCTGCCAAGCTAGGCAGAAGGGACATGGTGAAGTTAATGCTGGCCTCTGGAGCACATCCAGATGCACGGAGCTCCTATGGATTTACTCCTCTTGCCCTGGCTGCTCAAGGCGGACACACTGAAATCATGGAACTTCTACTGCAGAAAG gaGCTGATGTTCATAGTCAGGCCTCTGATTCTTCCTCCATTTTACTTGAAGCGGTTAGAGGAGGGAATCCAGATTCTGTGACTCTCTTGCTAGAGTATGGAGCTGATGCCAACATTCCTAAAAGTTCAGGCCACCTGCCCATTCACGTGGCAGCTGACAAAGGCCACTTCTT agctctgaaGATTCTGATCCCAGTCACAGACATTGCTGCCATCAAGAGGAGTGGGATCAGTCCAGTTCACTGCGCAGCGGCAGGGGCGCGCCCCGAGTGCCTGGAGCTTCTCATTCAGGCTGGATTTGATGTGAATTTCATGCTAGATCAGAGAATCCGTAAACACTATGATGACCAAAGGAAGTCGGCTTTGTACTTTGCTGTTTCAAATGGTGACCTCTCTTCAGTCAGGCTGCTTCTGGGCGCTGGAGCTCTACCCAATCAAGACCCTGTCAACTGCCTACAGATAGCTCTCAGGATGGGCAACTATGAGCTCATTAGCCTGCTACTGAGGCACGGGGCCAATGTCAATTACTACTGCAGGGTTAATCCTCTGCACTTCCCATCAGCACTACAATACACACTGAAAGATGAAGTCATGCTCAGGATGCTGCTGAATTATGGGTACGACACCGAGCGATGTTTTGATTGTCCTCACGGGGAAAGGGTTCATCATCTTTGTACTTTTGAAGGCTGGACATCGACAGTTATTAAAGATACTATG TTCTGTGAAGTCATAACTTTGTCATGGCTACAGCATCTCTCTGGGAAAGTTGTTCGAGTGATGCTTGACTATGTCGATCAAGTGCAAATCTGTTCCAAACTGAAAGCTGTGCTCGAAAAACAGAAGCTCTGGTCAGAAATACATTTTATCTTGA caaaccCCCGTTCTCTCAAACATTTGTGCCGCCTTAAGATCCGGAAGTGTATGGGACGGTTACGTTTGCGCTGCCCTGTCTTCATGTCATTTCTTCCACTGCCCAATCGCCTGAAAACTTATATCCTTTACAAAGAATACGACCTTTACGGACAGGAACATGTTACAGGAAGCTGGTAA